A single region of the Pyricularia oryzae 70-15 chromosome 4, whole genome shotgun sequence genome encodes:
- a CDS encoding solute carrier family 35 member E3, which translates to MPSSEYGRRERAASIGSSSTAAGTADEHEKLATSPGRDKSMELGDVEARNEREDAAFLSSHADEKPEPPKSGFTMALVWMVINTLATIGIVFTNKAIFSDPSLKLAQLTFAGFHFVVTWFTLFVLSLPRFAFFEPRRASFRDILPLAVAMALNVILPNLSLAFSSITFYQVARILLTPCVALMNYVLYRATLPRNAILMLIPACAGVGLVSYYDSLPSANANVKTTSGLGVFFAFSGIFASSLYTVWIASYHRKLQMSSMQLLYNQAPVSAFLLLYVIPFVDTFPKWTQVQLNRWVMILMSGMFASLINISQFFIIAQTGPVSSTVVGHVKTCTIVALGWITSGRAIGDKSVLGVFIAVGGIVGYSIVMLKHNEKKKAQAGRS; encoded by the exons ATGCCCAGCAGTGAATATGGTCGCCGCGAGCGGGCGGCTTCGATCGGGTCCTCGAGCACGGCAGCTGGAACTGCCGACGAACATGAGAAGTTGGCAACCTCTCCGGGGCGCGACAAAAGCATGGAGCTGGGCGATGTCGAGGCGCGCAACGAGAGAGAAGACGCAGCTTTCTTGAGCAGCCATGCCGATGAGAAGCCAGAACCTCCGAAGAGCGGCTTCACTATGGCCCTGGTCTGGATGGTAATCAACACGCTGGCTACCATTGGGATC gtcttcacgaacaaagcCATCTTTTCCGACCCCTCCTTGAAGCTGGCCCAGCTCACCTTTGCGGGTTTCCACTTCGTCGTGACCTGGTTCACGCTCTTCGTCCTCTCCCTCCCGCGCTTCGCCTTTTTCGAGCCGCGCCGCGCCTCCTTCCGCGATATCCTGCCGCTGGCCGTCGCCATGGCCCTCAACGTCATCCTCCCAAACCTGTCGCTCGCCTTCTCCTCCATTACCTTCTACCAGGTCGCCCGAATCCTCCTCACCCCCTGCGTGGCCCTGATGAACTACGTCCTATACCGCGCCACGCTGCCCCGCAACGCCATCCTCATGCTGATTCCCGCCTGTGCGGGGGTGGGCCTTGTATCGTACTACGACTCGCTCCCCTCGGCGAACGCGAACGTGAAGACGACCTCGGGCTTGGGCGTGTTCTTTGCCTTCTCGGGAATTTTTGCCTCTTCGCTGTACACGGTCTGGATCGCAAGTTACCACCGCAAGCTGCAGATGAGCAGCATGCAGCTCCTTTATAACCAGGCGCCTGTTTCAGCCTTTCTCCTGCTTTATGTCATCCCCTTTGTCGACACTTTCCCGAAGTGGACCCAAGTCCAGTTGAATCGTTGGGTGATGATATTGATG TCTGGAATGTTTGCGTCCCTCATCAACATTTCTCAATTCTTCATCATCGCCCAGACTGGTCCAGTCTCCAGTACGGTTGTCGGGCATGTAAAGACATGTACCATCGTGGCTCTTGGCTGGATAACTTCCGGCCGTGCCATTGGTGACAAGTCAGTCCTTGGCGTGTTCATTGCCGTAGGCGGTATTGTCGG ataTTCAATTGTGATGCTCAAACATaatgagaagaagaaggcccaGGCCGGGAGGTCGTGA
- a CDS encoding vacuolar membrane protein pep3 yields the protein MALDPANGFVAGSSVANLNGDTAALLIFDVERVSLEFSIAADFVAAQVANNVLVLALSNGRILRIDLNRPQDIDDIDLPKKPSEVGVTRRMFLDPTASHLIICTTQGENYYLHSQSRQPRPLSRLRNVIIESVAWNPAQPNASTREILIGAADGNIYETFIETSTEFYKKEEKYFKHLQKLPDGPVTGLWVDAVPGRPDDKVVLITTQTRIFHLAGKAGRSHHHHHDGSTYTKLFESEEPTIHELPRPTSSSGINKASMQPASSLVVSPDPQQDPAKPFQAPLPERVFAWLSSQGIFHGVLLNGPPGPELGTRVFSESKMLPRSQITSTLDFSGRKKTSTDAIEMIALTQWHVVCLVGRRVVAVNRLTGAIVYDQVILEMGQKAAGLCVDLQKNTFWLFTAQEIFEIVVRDEDRDIWKIMLAAQRFDAALQYAHTPAQRNAVATASGDYLVAKGLFDEAAGVYGKSNKPFEEVALTFVDNNQPDALRKYLLSKLTTFKKGSVMQRVMIATWLVEIFMAKLNSLDDAIITKAELSEAMNPAETKERLDTVRGEYHDFVTKYKTDLDRKTVYDVISSHGREEELLFFANAVNDYNYVLSYWVQRENWTEALNVLKRQTDADVFYRYSSVLMTHVATDLVEILMRQSASLKPRNLIPALLEYDRNFKGSLAQNQAIRYLQYVVNQLGSTDSAVHNTLVSMYASVPSSKDETALLSYLESQGDEPRYDPDFALRLCIQHKRVLACVHIYTSLGQYLQAVDLALAHGELELASIVADRPISNPTLRKRLWLAVARKVISQSDGGIKSAIEFLRRCDLLRIEDLIPFFPDFVVIDDFREEICTALEDYGRSIESLRREMEESSQTAANIRVDIAALDQRYAIVEPGEKCYVCGLPLLSRQFFVFPCQHAFHSDCLGRKVMEQAGVGKGRRIKELQVQISKGLVSGTKKAEMIAELDALVAAACILCSEYAIKRIDEPFIRAEDEKSEWAL from the exons ATGGCGCTTGATCCGGCCAACGGCTTCGTTGCGGGCAGCAGCGTTGCTAACCTGAACGGCGACACCGCCGCCCTGCTCATTTTTGACGTCGAGCGCGTCTCCCTCGAGTTCTCCATCGCCGCCGACTTTGTCGCCGCACAGGTTGCTAACAATGTCCTGGTCCTGGCCCTGTCCAACGGTCGCATCCTCCGCATTGACCTCAACCGTCCCCAGGACATTGACGACATCGATCTACCAAAGAAGCCCAGCGAAGTCGGCGTCACCCGCCGCATGTTTCTCGACCCGACTGCTTCCCACCTAATAATCTGCACCACCCAAGGAGAAAACTACTACCTGCACTCGCAGTCGCGCCAGCCTCGGCCCCTGTCTCGTCTGCGCAACGTCATCATCGAGAGCGTCGCCTGGAATCCGGCCCAGCCAAACGCTTCAACCAGAGAGATACTCATCGGGGCCGCTGATGGCAACATTTATGAGACATTTATAGAAACGTCGACCGAATTCTACAAGAAGGAGGAAAAATACTTCAAGCATCTGCAAAAGCTTCCAGATGGGCCTGTCACCGGGCTCTGGGTAGACGCTGTGCCTGGTCGGCCAGACGATAAAGTTGTCCTGATCACTACCCAGACCCGCATCTTCCACCTCGCCGGTAAAGCCGGTCGTAgccaccatcaccaccatgATGGCTCGACGTACACAAAACTATTCGAGTCTGAAGAACCGACCATCCACGAACTGCCCCGGCCGACCTCCTCATCGGGTATCAACAAGGCATCCATGCAACCAGCCTCGAGCCTAGTTGTCTCGCCAGATCCTCAGCAAGATCCCGCCAAACCGTTTCAGGCGCCGCTGCCTGAACGTGTATTTGCTTGGCTGTCATCTCAGGGCATCTTCCACGGTGTCCTGCTCAACGGCCCACCCGGTCCCGAACTCGGCACCCGAGTCTTTTCAGAGTCCAAAATGCTCCCGAGGTCACAGATTACCTCCACACTGGATTTTTCAGGAAGGAAGAAAACGAGCACAGACGCCATAGAGATGATTGCATTGACGCAATGGCATGTCGTGTGCCTTGTGGGCCGTCGTGTAGTGGCTGTGAATCGGCTGACGGGCGCTATCGTGTACGATCAGGTCATCCTCGAGATGGGACAAAAGGCGGCGGGGCTTTGCGTTGATCTGCAGAAGAACACCTTCTGGCTGTTTACGGCTCAGGAGATCTTTGAGATTGTCGTGAGGGATGAGGACCGAGACATCTGGAAGATCATGCTTGCAGCGCAGCGCTTCGATGCCGCATTGCAATATGCCCACACACCAGCTCAACGCAACGCAGTAGCTACGGCATCGGGTGACTATCTTGTCGCCAAGGGGCTCTTCGATGAGGCGGCTGGTGTATATGGCAAGAGCAATAAGCCATTCGAAGAAGTGGCACTTACTTTTGTGGACAACAACCAACCGGATGCCCTGCGTAAATATTTACTTTCAAAGCTCACGACCTTTAAGAAAGGCTCTGTGATGCAGAGGGTAATGATCGCGACCTGGCTGGTAGAGATCTTCATGGCGAAGCTGAACTCCCTGGATGATGCCATCATCACCAAGGCTGAGCTGTCAGAAGCAATGAATCCTGCCGAGACCAAAGAACGGCTGGACACTGTGAGAGGGGAGTATCATGATTTTGTCACCAAGTATAAGACCGACCTCGACCGCAAAACCGTTTATGATGTCATCAGCAGCCATGGACGAGAGGAAGAGCTATTATTTTTTGCAAACGCAGTCAACGACTACAACTATGTCTTGTCTTACTGGGTGCAGCGGGAGAACTGGACAGAGGCACTCAACGTCCTCAAGAGGCAGACGGACGCCGACGTCTTTTATCGCTACAGCAGTGTGCTGATGACACATGTCGCAACCGACCTAGTCGAAATCCTCATGCGGCAGTCAGCATCGCTGAAGCCACGGAATCTCATCCCAGCCCTCCTGGAGTACGACCGCAACTTCAAGGGCTCCTTGGCCCAGAACCAAGCTATTCGATACCTGCAGTACGTGGTGAACCAGCTCGGGTCCACAGATTCGGCCGTGCACAACACTCTTGTCTCCATGTATGCTTCCGTCCCTTCTTCCAAGGACGAGACAGCACTACTTTCGTATCTTGAATCTCAAGGCGATGAGCCTCGTTATGACCCTGACTTTGCATTGCGGTTGTGCATACAACATAAGCGTGTATTGGCATGCGTACACATCTACACGAGTCTGGGCCAGTACCTGCAGGCTGTGGACCTTGCCCTGGCTCACGGCGAACTCGAATTGGCGTCTATTGTTGCCGACAGACCCATTTCCAACCCAACATTACGCAAACGTCTCTGGCTTGCAGTTGCGCGGAAGGTTATTTCACAGTCGGACGGCGGAATCAAGTCAGCCATTGAGTTCCTGAGGCGGTGTGACCTGTTGCGCATCGAGGATTTGATCCCCTTCTTTCCTGATTTCGTTGTTATCGACGACTTCCGGGAGGAGATCTGCACTGCACTGGAGGATTATGGGCGTAGTATTGAGTCGCTCAGGAGGGAGATGGAGGAAAGCTCCCAGACGGCGGCAAACATTCGCGTCGACATCGCCGCACTCGACCAACGCTATGCCATCGTCGAGCCCGGCGAGAAGTGCTATGTCTGCGGGCTGCCCCTGCTTAGTAGGCAGTTCTTTGTTTTCCCCTGCCAGCACGCCTTCCACTCGGACTGTCTCGGCCGCAAAGTAATGGAGCAGGCAGGCGTGGGCAAAGGGCGACGGATCAAGGAGCTGCAGGTCCAGATATCCAAAGGGCTTGTGAGCGGAACCAAGAAGGCTGAGATGATTGCTGAGCTGGACGCGctggttgctgctgcttg TATACTTTGCAGTGAATATGCCATCAAAAGGATTGATGAGCCTTTCATCAGAGCCGAGGATGAGAAGTCCGAATGGGCATTATAG
- a CDS encoding S-(hydroxymethyl)glutathione dehydrogenase, with protein sequence MKAVVFEGPYKISVQDRPVPQLQDDKDIIVKVHASGLCGSELHSYRGIEESGSGFIMGHEFTGTVTEVGSAVKTVQVGDKVVSPFTVMDCFYCKKTQTSRCEHSQLFGSAGLDGGQAEYVRVPFADGTVVKAPAEFAEDDKVLVLMADIWPTGYFGASNAFKLLEATPDPVVVVIGCGPVGLCAVVAALEHKPKHLFAIDGVDSRLDLARGLGAEPLNFVTDREGMFKRIMEVTGGRGVDAVVEVVGLKDALRTAFDILRPFGVISSIGVHSTELPWTAAEAYDKNVRTQMGRCPVRGVFEDALELLVKRKDKFSFMFDKILPLDAAVEAYDMFDKRKVQKVIFTP encoded by the exons ATGAAGGCGGTTGTGTTCGAGGGACCATATAAGATCTCGGTTCAGGATCGACCAGTTCCTCAGC TGCAGGATGATAAGGATATCATTGTAAAGGTGCATGCCAGTGGGCTTTGCGGGTC TGAGCTCCATTCCTATCGAGGAATAGAAGAATCGGGGAGCGGGTTCATCATGGGGCACGAGTTCACGGGAACCGTCACAGAAGTAGGATCGGCTGTCAAGACCGTCCAGGTTGGAGACAAGGTCGTATCGCCTTTCACTGT CATGGACTGCTTCTACTGCAAAAAGACCCAGACTTCCCGATGCGAGCACAGCCAGCTTTTCGGCTCCGCAGGCCTGGACGGTGGTCAGGCCGAGTATGTGCGCGTGCCGTTCGCGGACGGGACTGTCGTCAAGGCGCCAGCTGAGTTCGCAGAAGACGACAAGGTGCTCGTCCTGATGGCCGACATCTGGCCGACTGGATACTTTGGGGCCTCTAATGCATTCAAGCTCCTGGAGGCCACGCCCGACCCCGTCGTTGTCGTCATAGGCTGTGGGCCCGTCGGGCTCTGTGCCGTGGTGGCGGCGCTCGAGCACAAGCCCAAGCACCTCTTCGCCATAGACGGTGTCGACAGCCGCTTGGATCTGGCCAGGGGCCTCGGTGCAGAGCCGCTGAACTTTGTGACTGATAGGGAGGGGATGTTCAAACGCATTATGGAGGTGACCGGGGGCCGTGGAGTGGATGCAGTCGTCGAGGTTGTCGGGCTCAAGGATGCGTTGAGGACGGCCTTTGATATCCTGAGACCATTTGGGGTTATCAGCAGCATTGGCGTGCATAGTACAGAG CTCCCTTGGACCGCGGCTGAGGCCTATGA CAAAAACGTGAGAACCCAGATGGGAAGATGCCCTGTGCGCGGCGTCTTTGAAGATGCTCTTGAGTTGCTCGTGAAGAGAAAGGACAAGTTTAG CTTTATGTTTGACAAGATCTTGCCACTGGACGCTGCAGTGGAGGCCTATGACATGTTTGACAAGAGAAAGGTGCAAAAGGTCATCttcacgccctaa
- a CDS encoding dTDP-D-glucose 4,6-dehydratase, producing MGLSSDSNANGNGAGGPNFFEDYGVWKEAPILKGTTKFEPLPDVKNIMVTGGAGFIACWLVRHLALTYPHAYNIVSFDKLDYCSSLNNTRALNEKRNFSFYQGDVTSPTEVMDCLERYNIDTIFHFAAQSHVDLSFGNSYSFTHTNVYGTHVLLESAKKVGIRRFIHISTDEVYGEVKDDDEDLLESSILAPTNPYAASKAAAEMLVHSYQKSFKLPVIIVRSNNVYGPHQYPEKIIPKFSCLLHRGQPVVLHGDGSPTRRYLFAGDAADAFDTILHRGELGQVYNVGSYDEISNLDLCDKLLTELKIPHDTTEEFRKWVKYTQDRPFNDHRYAVDGTKLRQLGWDQKTSFAEGLSITVEWYRKFGEKWWGDISKVLSPFPIVQGKEVVSDHEPVTDMPQEPMEKKRKIGQVNIKTNGNGVTHH from the exons ATGGGTTTGAGCAGTgacagcaacgccaacggcaATG GCGCCGGTGGCCCCAATTTCTTCGAGGACTATGGCGTGTGGAAGGAGGCTCCCATCCTGAAGGGTACCACCAAGTTCGAGCCACTTCCAGATGTGAAGAACATCATGGTGACAGGGGGTGCTGGCTTCAT AGCATGCTGGCTCGTCCGACATCTCGCTCTTACCTATCCTCACGCCTACAACATAGTTTCATTTGACAAACTGGACTATTGCTCTTCGCTCAACAACACTAGGGCGCTCAATGAAAAACGAAACTTCAGTTTCTACCAAGGAGATGTCACCAGCCCGACTGAGGTCATGGACTGCCTTGAGCGGTACAACATCGATACCATTTTCCACTTTGCTGCACAGTCGCACGTCGACCTGAGCTTTGGTAACTCGTACAGCTTCACGCACACCAACGTCTATGGCACCCATGTCCTTCTTGAGAGCGCCAAGAAGGTGGGCATCAGGCGGTTCATCCACATATCGACAGATGAGGTATATGGCGAAGTCAAggatgacgatgaggacCTGCTCGAGTCCAGCATTCTTGCGCCCACGAACCCTTACGCCGCAAGCAAGGCCGCTGCGGAGATGCTGGTGCACTCGTACCAGAAGAGCTTCAAGCTCCCCGTCATCATTGTGCGAAGCAACAATGTTTATGGCCCGCACCAGTACCCGGAGA AAATTATACCAAAATTCTCATGCCTGTTACACCGTGGCCAGCCTGTGGTTTTGCATGGTGACGGCAGCCCGACACGCAGGTACTTGTTCGCCGGCGATGCAGCAGATGCGTTCGACACAATTCTGCACAGAGGCGAGCTCGGACAGGTCTACAACGTCGGTTCATACGATGAGATCTCCAACCTTGACCTGTGTGACAAGCTCCTCACCGAGCTCAAGATCCCCCATGACACTACCGAGGAGTTCCGAAAGTGGGTCAAGTACACCCAGGACCGGCCTTTCAACGACCACCGATACGCCGTGGATGGCACCAAACTGCGCCAGCTCGGCTGGGATCAAAAGACAAGCTTCGCCGAGGGCCTGAGCATCACTGTGGAGTGGTACCGCAAGTTTGGAGAGAAGTGGTGGGGTGACATTTCAAAGGTCCTCAGTCCCTTCCCCATCGTTCAGGGCAAGGAGGTCGTGTCTGACCATGAGCCGGTCACGGATATGCCCCAGGAGCCCATGGAGAAGAAGCGCAAGATTGGCCAGGTGAACATCAAGACCAACGGAAACGGAGTTACGCATCATTGA
- a CDS encoding vacuolar ATP synthase proteolipid subunit, whose amino-acid sequence MDLYRCPAYASFFGALGCACAIVFTVMGASYGTAKSAGAIFSCGVMRPERMMQNTLCAIMAQILSIYGLVASVIITNNLDEKIALHTGFMMLGAGLSVGLCGLASGFAIGVVGDAGVRASNLQPRLYVGMVLILIFAEVLGLYGVIVSILMLTKASGGDVTVCSV is encoded by the exons ATGGATCTCTACAGGTG CCCGGCATATGCT TCCTTCTTCGGCGCCCTAGGATGCGCCTGCGCAATCGTCTTCACCGTCATGGGCGCGTCATACGGTACGGCCAAGTCGGCCGGCGCCATCTTCTCATGCGGCGTGATGCGCCCGGAACGCATGATGCAGAACACGCTGTGCGCCATCATGGCCCAGATCCTGTCCATCTACGGCCTTGTCGCCTCCGTCATCATCACCAACAACCTAGATGAAAAGATCGCCCTGCACACGGGCTTCATGATGCTCggagctggcctgtccgtggGTCTCTGCGGCCTCGCTTCGGGCTTTGCTATCGGTGTCGTGGGGGATGCTGGAG TCCGAGCGAGCAATTTACAGCCACGCCTGTATGTCGGTATGGTGCTGATTCTAATCTTTGCCGAGGTGTTGGGCCTTTACGGTGTCATTGTATCTATCCTGATGCTCACAAAGGCCAGCGGTGGTGATGTTACAGTATGTTCAGTATAG
- a CDS encoding C2H2 type zinc finger domain-containing protein, translated as MTSWSTAPGTAAREDVYDPDEVVPKNSPLFRPLERVDLKLSPTSSVELADQKRYADDASSPEGSEGKPGRSGRGANLGDGVLIAFLDTDGRNRETAYLAARQALPSDCSEDTEHLDSDDSGDEAGALASSRRGSKTSRSHTVAAASAPNKIDAMLVDARTPPQPTGDGSPPALNDLQSLASSALGALNFGDHRAGIGNAKSRPPTNLNVSSDRNRILVDRGGRRDGPLKSSGGGLEKDDQDRIAEDRNPPLSATSPYSPRSGAYAHSPPQSGLSPIYAGILRSPASISTRSHAGELPPIQGVSSRSDSNASQNPLPSIRDTLGDIGSFGETSPGSRRGSLFPHSPPGGLPPLGSLTVGSPPLSPNDGYRRSDLPSPGYSLSAAPSPYYAHHPVNNYPRHSIDYSSSSATETPGSTGDYVSPPANAQTAASDRNNAEGLSMPHGTFVCTFPGCPAPPFHTQYLLNSHANVHSSSRPWYCSVKNCPRSEGGKGFKRKNEMIRHGLVHESPGYICPFCPDREHKYPRPDNLQRHVRVHHVDKDKDDPMLREVLAQRPDGPSRGRRRRHGPG; from the coding sequence ATGACATCGTGGTCCACTGCTCCAGGTACCGCCGCCCGAGAAGACGTTTACGATCCCGATGAAGTGGTACCAAAAAACAGTCCGTTATTTCGGCCCCTAGAGAGGGTCGACCTCAAGTTATCCCCTACCTCATCTGTCGAACTCGCCGACCAAAAGCGCTACGCCGACGACGCCTCTAGCCCCGAAGGATCAGAAGGCAAGCCAGGCCGTTCGGGACGCGGGGCAAACCTAGGTGATGGGGTGCTGATCGCATTCCTTGACACGGATGGTAGGAATAGGGAAACGGCGTATCTAGCTGCGCGTCAGGCACTGCCGTCAGATTGTTCCGAGGATACAGAGCACCTCGACTCGGATGATTCTGGCGACGAGGCTGGCGCCCTGGCTTCTAGTCGAAGAGGCAGCAAGACATCTCGGAGTCACACTGTCGCTGCCGCAAGCGCGCCGAATAAGATAGACGCTATGTTGGTAGATGCGAGGACCCCGCCGCAGCCCACAGGAGATGGATCCCCTCCAGCTTTAAACGATTTGCAATCTCTGGCTAGCAGTGCCCTCGGCGCGCTGAACTTTGGAGACCATCGAGCTGGAATCGGAAATGCGAAGTCGCGACCACCCACAAACCTCAACGTATCATCAGATCGTAACAGGATCCTGGTGGATAGGGGAGGTAGGCGCGATGGGCCCCTCAAGAGCTCAGGGGGCGGGTTGGAGAAGGATGATCAAGACCGAATAGCGGAAGACCGAAACCCACCGCTCAGCGCCACATCTCCATACAGCCCGCGCAGTGGCGCATACGCCCATTCGCCGCCGCAGTCAGGCCTCTCTCCTATTTACGCTGGGATACTCAGATCTCCAGCATCGATCTCAACACGCAGCCATGCTGGTGAGCTGCCACCGATTCAAGGAGTTTCATCCAGGTCAGACTCGAACGCTAGTCAGAATCCTCTACCGTCAATTCGTGATACCTTGGGAGACATTGGCAGTTTTGGCGAGACAAGCCCTGGAAGTCGACGCGGCTCACTTTTCCCGCATTCCCCGCCAGGTGGACTGCCGCCGCTTGGCAGTTTGACCGTTGGTTCACCGCCACTGTCACCAAATGACGGCTATCGAAGATCAGACCTCCCGTCTCCTGGATACAGTCTTTCAGCGGCCCCAAGTCCTTACTACGCTCATCACCCGGTTAATAATTACCCGCGGCACAGCATCGACTATAGTAGTAGCAGCGCAACGGAGACTCCCGGCAGCACCGGCGACTATGTCTCACCACCTGCGAATGCACAAACCGCTGCCTCTGATCGCAATAATGCCGAAGGCCTGTCGATGCCACATGGGACCTTTGTGTGTACGTTTCCAGGGTGTCCCGCACCGCCGTTCCATACCCAATATCTTCTCAATTCACACGCCAACGTGCACTCTTCGTCACGCCCGTGGTACTGTTCGGTCAAGAACTGCCCTCGCAGCGAAGGGGGCAAAGGCTTCAAGCGCAAGAACGAGATGATCAGACACGGCCTAGTGCACGAGTCACCAGGATACATATGTCCTTTCTGTCCGGATCGAGAACACAAATACCCTAGACCTGATAACCTGCAACGGCATGTTAGGGTACACCATgtcgacaaggacaaggacgacCCGATGCTGCGCGAGGTACTGGCACAGCGTCCAGATGGGCCCAGTCGCGGACGGCGAAGACGACATGGTCCAGGATGA
- a CDS encoding candidapepsin-3, translated as MRLIASLALAASLASSITNGSTIPRRASGTPAAPRVIGLETERQHIPNPLERDRLRRRAAVMATLDNEQTLYFVNVSIGTPPQKLRLHLDTGSSDLWVNTPDSKLCSVSSQPCRFAGTFSANSSSTYQYINSVFNISYVDGSGANGDYVSDMVTVGNTKIDRLQFGIGYTSSSAQGILGVGYEANEVQVGRAQLKPYRNLPSRMVEEGLIASNAYSLYLNDLQSNKGSILFGGIDTEQYTGTLQTVPIQPNGGRMAEFLITLTSVSLTSASIGGDKLALAVLLDSGSSLTYLPDDIVKNMYSAVGAQYDSNEGAAYVPCSLARDQANSLTFSFSGIPIVVPMNELVLDLVTSNGRRPSFRNGVPACLFGVAPAGKGTNVLGDTFLRSAYVVYDLENNAISLAQTSFNATKSNVKEIGKGSNPVPGAVAVSQPVAATSGLSQNGGNRSGSGAIARAVPTLLLVGGIFSGSLLTLF; from the coding sequence ATGAGGTTAATAGCATCACTGGCCTTGGCGGCATCACTGGCCTCTTCAATCACAAATGGATCAACGATACCGAGGAGGGCCTCGGGCACACCAGCTGCGCCGAGGGTAATTGGCCTGGAGACGGAAAGGCAGCACATCCCGAATCCCTTGGAGCGGGACAGGTTAAGGAGGAGAGCCGCCGTCATGGCTACTCTCGACAACGAGCAGACGCTGTACTTTGTCAACGTCTCCATCGGCACGCCACCGCAGAAGCTACGTCTTCACCTTGACACCGGCAGCAGTGACCTGTGGGTCAACACGCCCGACTCGAAACTCTGTTCCGTCTCGTCGCAGCCGTGCAGATTTGCCGGAACCTTTAGCGCAAACAGCTCCTCTACATATCAATACATCAACAGTGTCTTCAACATCTCGTACGTTGACGGCTCAGGCGCCAATGGCGACTATGTCTCCGATATGGTCACGGTGGGCAACACCAAGATCGACCGCCTCCAGTTCGGAATCGGATACACGAGCAGTTCGGCGCAGGGAATTCTGGGCGTCGGTTATGAGGCCAACGAGGTGCAGGTCGGACGTGCTCAGCTCAAGCCGTACCGCAACCTCCCCTCGCGCATGGTCGAGGAGGGCCTGATCGCTTCCAACGCCTACAGCCTTTACCTCAATGACCTGCAGTCCAACAAGGGCAGCATCCTGTTTGGTGGCATCGACACGGAGCAGTACACGGGAACGCTGCAGACCGTCCcgatccagcccaacggtgGCCGCATGGCCGAGTTTCTCATCACCTTGACCTCTGTCTCCTTGACCTCGGCAAGCATTGGCGGTGACAAGCTGGCCCTGGCCGTGCTGCTCGACTCGGGTTCCTCGCTCACCTACCTGCCCGACGACATCGTAAAGAACATGTACAGCGCCGTGGGCGCCCAGTACGACAGCAACGAGGGCGCCGCATACGTCCCCTGCTCCCTCGCCAGGGACCAGGCCAACTCGTTGACCTTTAGCTTTTCCGGCATCCCCATCGTCGTGCCCATGAACGAGCTCGTCTTGGACCTGGTAACTTCCAACGGCCGCCGGCCCTCGTTCCGCAACGGCGTCCCCGCCTGCCTGTTTGGCGTCGCCCCGGCCGGCAAGGGCACCAATGTTCTAGGTGACACGTTCCTCCGCTCCGCCTACGTCGTCTACGACCTCGAAAACAACGCCATCTCGCTCGCTCAGACCAGCTTCAACGCTACCAAGAGCAACGTCAAGGAGATCGGCAAGGGCAGCAACCCTGTTCCCGGCGCCGTTGCCGTCTCGCAGCCCGTCGCTGCCACTTCGGGCCTGTCGCAGAACGGCGGCAACAGGTCTGGCTCTGGCGCCATCGCCCGGGCCGTTCCGACTCTCTTGCTCGTCGGAGGAATCTTCTCCGGTTCGTTGTTGACTCTGTTCTAG